A region from the Nocardioides coralli genome encodes:
- a CDS encoding CsbD family protein produces the protein MGMDDKAENRAEDLKGKAKETTGKATGNERLEGEGKGDQASASMKNAGEKAKDAVSDAKDAFKK, from the coding sequence ATGGGCATGGACGACAAGGCCGAGAACCGCGCCGAGGACCTCAAGGGCAAGGCCAAGGAGACCACCGGCAAGGCGACCGGCAACGAGCGCCTCGAGGGTGAGGGCAAGGGCGACCAGGCGTCGGCGTCGATGAAGAACGCGGGCGAGAAGGCCAAGGACGCCGTCAGCGACGCCAAGGACGCGTTCAAGAAGTAG
- a CDS encoding CaiB/BaiF CoA transferase family protein, giving the protein MGYALGQGTGPLRGVKVVELAGIGPGPHACMLLADLGADVIRVDRPGGGSMDVGSHDVLTRGRPSVAIDLKHADGVRTVLDLVAGADALVEGLRPGTTERLGLGPEDCWEHNPRLVYGRMTGWGQDGPWAHAAGHDLNYVAVTGALHASGQDPARPHFPGNLIGDFGGGSTYLVIGVLAGLLEARTSGRGQVVDAAIVDGVASLNAMATTLAGLGLQPESRASGLLDGGTPYYDVYETADGRHVSVAALEPQFYAELLRRLDLVDEAPDRDDPAGQAALRTLLADTFRRRTQAEWAEVFDATDACVAPVLPLSEAVRHPHLAARGTYVTVDGLTQPAPAPRFSRTRATLGRPPATAGADSREALTAWGVRDVDARLASGAVVQA; this is encoded by the coding sequence ATGGGCTACGCACTCGGGCAGGGCACCGGGCCGCTGCGTGGCGTGAAGGTGGTCGAGCTCGCCGGCATCGGGCCGGGACCCCACGCGTGCATGCTGCTCGCCGACCTCGGTGCCGACGTCATCCGTGTCGACCGTCCCGGCGGCGGGAGCATGGACGTCGGCAGCCACGACGTGCTCACGCGGGGGCGGCCCAGCGTCGCGATCGACCTCAAGCACGCTGACGGCGTCCGGACCGTGCTCGACCTCGTGGCCGGGGCCGACGCGCTCGTGGAGGGGCTGCGGCCGGGCACCACCGAGCGGCTCGGTCTCGGGCCCGAGGACTGCTGGGAGCACAACCCCCGCCTCGTCTACGGGCGGATGACGGGCTGGGGCCAGGACGGACCGTGGGCCCACGCCGCGGGCCACGACCTCAACTACGTTGCGGTGACCGGCGCGCTCCACGCTTCCGGCCAGGATCCTGCACGGCCCCACTTCCCCGGCAACCTGATCGGCGACTTCGGTGGTGGCTCGACCTACCTGGTGATCGGCGTCCTCGCCGGCCTGCTCGAGGCGCGGACCAGCGGCCGCGGCCAGGTGGTCGATGCCGCGATCGTGGACGGCGTGGCCAGCCTCAACGCCATGGCGACCACCCTGGCCGGTCTGGGGCTCCAGCCCGAGAGCCGGGCCAGCGGCCTGCTCGACGGCGGGACTCCCTACTACGACGTCTACGAGACCGCCGACGGCCGCCACGTCTCGGTGGCCGCCCTCGAGCCGCAGTTCTACGCCGAGCTGCTCCGCCGGCTCGACCTGGTGGACGAGGCGCCGGACCGCGACGACCCCGCCGGGCAGGCGGCGCTGCGCACCCTGCTGGCCGACACCTTCCGGCGGCGGACGCAGGCGGAGTGGGCCGAGGTCTTCGACGCCACGGACGCGTGCGTGGCGCCGGTGCTGCCGCTCAGCGAGGCCGTCCGTCACCCGCACCTGGCCGCCCGCGGCACCTACGTGACCGTCGACGGACTGACCCAGCCCGCCCCGGCACCGCGGTTCAGCCGCACCCGCGCCACCCTGGGACGTCCGCCCGCGACCGCCGGGGCCGACAGCCGCGAGGCGCTGACCGCCTGGGGCGTGCGCGACGTCGATGCCCGGCTCGCCTCCGGTGCCGTGGTGCAGGCATGA
- a CDS encoding AfsR/SARP family transcriptional regulator: protein MQVLLLGPTTVVDRTQEHVLRSGRQAGLLAVLALHRNQTVPLDVIVDALWGHEPPSTVRNTLQVHVSGLRRLLGRDAIRSSGVGYTLDMPGLSCDVDAFGEQVTAAETSIRRGRWPEASRLFRSALALWRGRALAGLDGPWFEMHRDALERRRVEAQRGGYEADLRVGGHLGVLPELTRVCAEHPYDEELARLLMLAQYRGGRADEALATYRQTRRRLVDDLGVEPGPRLRQLHREILDRDPGLEPDPRLSVVPLSALPSPTALVGRGADLAALEARLGARPAGPTTLVGPSGVGKSRLAGELARRLQGRFRDGAAVLDLETASGTDGLASRIAEALGIRLVSDPVAELAESDALVVLDGIRVDDPGHAGLVDQVADLGPVVLATAHRPCGWRGEHVHPVRPLASEVDRDQDAGSPSPAAELLLLRAEAAGADVGGVLEDAEACARLLDGMPLAIELAAPRAVLGFDELRAGLERERGRGRAGVAVSYAASLRRRSDGEQDLLEVLARCTGPVDAEWVGDLPGRDAGSTAKALAALLRDGLVRQREGSHGRPTYEVLSGVRHEVVGDGETSATWQADIVRTHAAWLSRSGIRPSFLESAEFSRRNRALLDAAEGALAGGLELKMHSACLAIARTLIEHTLVVRPEVVDRAWRVLTTDEALAMLTPVEQVMALESGAAWADLHGQADRMTDLAEEAVARARELGDPAILAGAIGSSVVTSHINGRACAADPEEALRLLADADALTAAGVRLWIGLTRPDGVLLAQSIEQARSLRHAGVLALGLANAAESRLGLGDASGAAQLASEASGMYASMHVGLMHDYTTSTLTTCSALLGSGSDLARVADVVEWSWRREDLRGLTDALLKLAAALRATGDTEAARHALGLFWTQITTHGVAVAETERQLLDAWLDGVSPVSPDRPVPDVLTRVLAAARRRDAGDTAVERSRHLAG from the coding sequence ATGCAGGTGCTGCTGCTGGGACCGACGACGGTCGTCGACCGGACCCAGGAGCACGTCCTCCGCAGTGGACGGCAGGCGGGTCTTCTCGCAGTGCTCGCCCTCCACCGCAACCAGACCGTTCCCCTGGACGTGATCGTGGATGCCCTGTGGGGCCACGAGCCTCCCTCCACCGTGCGGAACACCCTCCAGGTGCACGTCTCAGGGCTGCGCCGACTGCTCGGTCGTGACGCCATCAGGTCGTCGGGCGTGGGCTACACCCTCGACATGCCTGGGCTCTCCTGCGACGTGGATGCCTTCGGCGAGCAGGTCACGGCGGCCGAGACCAGCATCCGGAGGGGGCGCTGGCCGGAGGCGAGCCGGTTGTTCCGTTCCGCGCTCGCCCTGTGGCGTGGGCGGGCGCTGGCGGGGCTCGACGGACCCTGGTTCGAGATGCACCGGGACGCGCTGGAACGACGCCGGGTCGAGGCGCAACGCGGGGGCTACGAGGCCGACCTCCGGGTCGGCGGTCACCTCGGCGTGCTGCCGGAGCTGACCCGCGTCTGCGCCGAGCACCCCTACGACGAGGAGCTGGCGCGGCTCCTGATGCTGGCGCAGTACCGCGGGGGACGGGCGGACGAGGCGCTCGCCACCTACCGGCAGACCCGCCGCCGCCTGGTGGACGACCTCGGGGTCGAGCCCGGCCCGCGGCTGCGCCAGCTGCACCGCGAGATCCTCGACAGGGACCCGGGCCTCGAGCCGGATCCACGCCTCAGCGTCGTCCCGCTGTCCGCACTGCCCAGCCCCACGGCGCTGGTCGGTCGAGGTGCCGACCTCGCCGCCCTGGAGGCGCGGCTCGGTGCCCGCCCCGCGGGCCCGACGACCCTCGTGGGCCCGTCCGGGGTCGGCAAGTCGCGCCTGGCGGGGGAGCTGGCCCGCCGTCTCCAGGGCCGGTTCCGCGACGGTGCCGCGGTGCTGGACCTCGAGACCGCCAGCGGGACCGACGGCTTGGCTTCGAGGATCGCGGAGGCGCTCGGGATCCGGCTGGTGAGCGACCCGGTCGCCGAGCTGGCCGAGAGCGACGCGCTGGTGGTCCTCGACGGGATCCGCGTCGACGACCCCGGGCACGCCGGCCTCGTCGACCAGGTCGCCGACCTGGGCCCGGTCGTGCTGGCGACCGCCCATCGTCCCTGCGGCTGGCGGGGCGAGCACGTCCACCCGGTCCGGCCGCTGGCCTCGGAGGTCGACCGCGACCAGGACGCCGGTTCGCCGTCACCCGCCGCCGAGCTGCTGCTGCTCCGGGCCGAGGCGGCCGGCGCCGACGTCGGCGGCGTCCTCGAGGACGCCGAGGCGTGTGCCCGCCTGCTCGACGGGATGCCCCTCGCCATCGAGCTCGCGGCGCCACGCGCGGTGCTGGGCTTCGACGAGCTCCGGGCCGGTCTCGAGCGGGAGCGCGGGCGCGGACGGGCGGGGGTGGCGGTCTCCTACGCCGCCAGTCTCCGTCGTCGCAGCGACGGTGAGCAGGACCTGCTGGAGGTGCTGGCTCGATGCACCGGGCCCGTCGACGCCGAGTGGGTGGGCGACCTCCCCGGACGCGATGCCGGGAGCACCGCGAAGGCGCTCGCCGCGCTGCTGCGTGACGGTCTGGTCCGCCAGCGCGAGGGCTCCCACGGGCGGCCGACGTACGAGGTGCTCAGCGGCGTCCGCCACGAGGTCGTCGGCGACGGGGAGACCTCCGCCACGTGGCAGGCCGACATCGTCCGGACCCACGCGGCCTGGCTCAGCCGCAGCGGCATCAGGCCAAGCTTCCTGGAGTCCGCGGAGTTCTCCCGGCGCAACCGGGCCCTGCTCGACGCGGCCGAGGGCGCCCTCGCCGGGGGCCTGGAGCTGAAGATGCACAGCGCGTGCCTCGCGATCGCCCGGACCCTCATCGAACACACCCTGGTCGTGAGACCCGAGGTGGTCGACCGCGCCTGGCGGGTGCTGACGACCGACGAGGCCCTGGCGATGTTGACCCCGGTCGAGCAGGTGATGGCCCTGGAGTCCGGCGCGGCCTGGGCCGACCTGCACGGCCAGGCTGACCGCATGACGGACCTCGCCGAGGAGGCGGTCGCGCGCGCCCGGGAGCTGGGCGACCCGGCGATCCTCGCCGGCGCGATCGGCTCCTCGGTGGTCACCAGTCACATCAACGGCCGGGCGTGCGCCGCCGACCCGGAGGAGGCGCTGCGGCTCCTGGCCGATGCCGATGCGCTGACGGCGGCCGGTGTGCGCCTGTGGATCGGGCTCACCCGCCCCGACGGGGTGCTGCTGGCCCAGAGCATCGAGCAGGCCCGGTCGCTCCGGCACGCGGGGGTGCTCGCGCTCGGCCTGGCCAACGCCGCCGAGAGCCGGCTGGGCCTGGGCGACGCCTCCGGCGCCGCGCAGCTCGCCAGCGAGGCCTCGGGCATGTACGCCTCGATGCACGTCGGGCTGATGCACGACTACACCACCTCGACGCTGACCACCTGCAGCGCGCTCCTCGGGTCCGGGTCCGACCTCGCCCGTGTCGCGGACGTGGTGGAGTGGTCGTGGCGACGCGAGGACCTCCGGGGCCTCACCGACGCGCTGCTCAAGCTGGCCGCCGCGCTGCGCGCCACCGGGGACACCGAGGCCGCGCGGCACGCACTGGGGCTCTTCTGGACCCAGATCACGACCCACGGCGTCGCGGTCGCCGAGACGGAGAGGCAGCTGCTCGACGCGTGGCTGGACGGCGTGTCGCCGGTCTCCCCCGACCGGCCGGTGCCGGACGTGCTCACGCGCGTCCTCGCCGCGGCCCGGCGCCGCGACGCCGGCGACACCGCGGTGGAGCGGTCGCGCCACCTCGCCGGGTGA
- a CDS encoding DEAD/DEAH box helicase, with the protein MTVQSLDAFETLGVPSDLSTVLAQQGITSPTPIQAATLPDSLAGRDVLGRGRTGSGKTFAFLLPLVARLSTDRRRAAPRRPRALVLAPTRELVGQIEAALAPLAEASGLRTQTVFGGVGQNPQVAGLRKGADIVLACPGRLEDLIGQGHCDLGAVEVTVLDEADHMADLGFLPAVRRLLGQTPRGSQRLLFSATLDRAIDVIVQQFLRDPVTHEADSAQSPVATMSHHVLHVKHEQRVPILVELTSAPGRTVVFTRTKRGARTLARQLNSRGVPSVDLHGNLSQNARTRNLEAFHSGRAETLVATDIAARGIHVDDVALVVHADPPVEHKAYLHRSGRTARAGAAGTVVTLMTDAQVRDVRSLARQAGIRPVTTKVSGPEHPVLAELAPGERTLQPGGYAPEGGQVSQGPGTSRRSPGSGGKATPRGGRTGSTRSRRSRRRRTSGSGAGGGRTQQGSTPGQGRRPGSGSHSAASFSRGR; encoded by the coding sequence GTGACCGTGCAGTCCCTCGACGCCTTCGAGACCCTCGGCGTCCCCTCCGACCTGTCCACCGTGCTCGCCCAGCAGGGCATCACCTCACCCACCCCCATCCAGGCCGCCACGCTCCCGGACTCGCTCGCGGGTCGCGACGTGCTCGGCCGCGGCCGGACCGGTTCCGGCAAGACCTTCGCGTTCCTGCTGCCCCTGGTCGCCCGGCTGTCCACCGACCGCCGGCGGGCGGCTCCTCGCCGCCCCCGCGCGCTGGTGCTGGCCCCGACCCGCGAGCTGGTCGGCCAGATCGAGGCAGCGCTGGCCCCGCTGGCCGAGGCGAGCGGCCTGCGCACCCAGACGGTCTTCGGCGGCGTTGGCCAGAACCCCCAGGTCGCCGGGCTGCGGAAGGGTGCGGACATCGTGCTGGCCTGCCCCGGGCGGCTGGAGGACCTGATCGGCCAGGGCCACTGCGACCTCGGCGCGGTGGAGGTGACGGTGCTCGACGAGGCCGACCACATGGCCGACCTCGGCTTCCTGCCCGCCGTACGTCGCCTGCTCGGCCAGACGCCACGGGGAAGCCAGCGGCTGCTCTTCTCGGCGACGCTGGACCGGGCGATCGACGTGATCGTGCAGCAGTTCCTGCGTGACCCGGTCACCCACGAGGCGGACTCCGCCCAGTCGCCGGTGGCGACCATGTCCCACCACGTGCTGCACGTGAAGCACGAGCAGCGCGTGCCGATCCTGGTCGAGCTCACCAGCGCCCCGGGGCGGACGGTGGTCTTCACGCGGACCAAGCGGGGGGCCAGGACGCTCGCACGTCAGCTGAACAGCCGCGGCGTCCCGAGCGTGGACCTGCACGGCAACCTGAGCCAGAACGCGCGCACGCGCAACCTCGAGGCGTTCCACAGCGGCCGGGCGGAGACCCTCGTCGCCACGGACATCGCAGCGCGTGGCATCCACGTCGACGACGTGGCGCTGGTCGTCCACGCCGACCCGCCGGTCGAGCACAAGGCCTACCTGCACCGCTCCGGTCGGACGGCGCGCGCCGGGGCGGCCGGCACCGTGGTCACCCTCATGACCGACGCCCAGGTGAGGGACGTCCGGAGCCTGGCGCGTCAGGCCGGCATCCGGCCGGTGACCACCAAGGTGAGCGGGCCGGAGCACCCTGTCCTGGCCGAGCTGGCGCCGGGCGAGCGGACGCTGCAGCCCGGGGGCTACGCGCCCGAGGGCGGCCAGGTCTCCCAGGGTCCCGGTACGTCGCGTCGCTCGCCGGGGTCGGGTGGGAAGGCCACGCCGCGCGGGGGCCGCACCGGCAGCACGCGGTCCCGGCGGTCCCGGCGTCGGCGGACATCCGGCTCGGGCGCCGGCGGGGGCCGGACCCAGCAGGGGAGCACCCCCGGTCAGGGGCGCCGTCCGGGGTCCGGCAGCCACAGCGCAGCGTCCTTCTCCCGCGGCAGGTGA
- a CDS encoding glutamine amidotransferase: MKPFLFLGTRAEDAAADDEYAAVLRCADLDEPGLRRVRLERDELGTVDLDDWSGILLGGGPFNVSDPEQAKSAVQRRVEAELADVARQAVAADFPFFGACYGIGVLGSLPGGLVDRTYGEPIGCVEVTLAEEGRRDPLFDGMPDAFSVFLGHKEAVTRLPDGAVALASSTACPVQAFRIGRNVYATQFHPELDIGGLCLRVDVYRDYGYFEPEQARDLQDMARRSVVTEPPALLANFVGRYAR; this comes from the coding sequence ATGAAGCCCTTCCTCTTCCTGGGCACCCGGGCCGAGGACGCCGCCGCCGACGACGAGTACGCCGCCGTGCTGCGCTGCGCCGACCTCGACGAGCCCGGCCTGCGGCGGGTGCGGCTCGAGCGGGACGAGCTCGGCACGGTCGACCTCGACGACTGGTCGGGCATCCTCCTGGGCGGCGGACCGTTCAACGTCAGCGACCCCGAGCAGGCGAAGTCGGCGGTGCAGCGCCGGGTCGAGGCCGAGCTGGCGGACGTGGCCCGGCAGGCGGTCGCGGCGGACTTCCCGTTCTTCGGCGCCTGCTACGGCATCGGCGTGCTCGGCAGCCTCCCGGGCGGGCTGGTCGACCGCACCTACGGCGAGCCGATCGGTTGCGTCGAGGTGACCCTGGCCGAGGAGGGGCGGCGCGACCCGCTCTTCGACGGCATGCCCGACGCCTTCTCCGTGTTCCTGGGCCACAAGGAGGCCGTCACCCGCCTGCCCGATGGCGCCGTCGCCCTGGCGAGCTCGACGGCCTGCCCGGTGCAGGCGTTCCGGATCGGGCGCAACGTCTACGCCACCCAGTTCCACCCCGAGCTCGACATCGGCGGCCTCTGCCTGCGGGTCGACGTCTACCGCGACTACGGCTACTTCGAGCCCGAGCAGGCCCGGGACCTCCAGGACATGGCGCGGCGCAGCGTGGTGACGGAGCCGCCGGCGCTGCTGGCCAACTTCGTCGGGAGGTACGCACGGTGA
- a CDS encoding NADPH-dependent 2,4-dienoyl-CoA reductase: MNDYPHLLAPITLGPLRLRNRVVMGSMHTGLEDRVWDLPRLAAYFAERARGGAGLIVTGGYAVNKRGWLKPFAGEMTNRLHAARHEQVTDAVHEEGGAIALQVLHAGRYGYHPLVVGASARKSPITPFRPRALSTRAVHRTVDDFARSVVLARKAGYDAVEVMGSEGYLLNQFLAARTNDRTDEWGGSAEKRMRFPVRVVERIRELVGDDFPVVYRISLLDLVDGGQTWEETVELAGRLEAAGVTALNTGIGWHEARVPTIITQVPRGVWAGHTARLREAVGVPVIASNRINTPELAERLLAEGTADLVSMARPFLADPDIVAKAASGRADEINTCIACNQACLDHTFSNRTASCLVNPRACHETTLVLGPTRRAASVAVVGAGPAGLAAAVSAAERGFVVTLFEADLEIGGQFRLAKAVPGKEDFADTLRYYRRRLEVLGVDVRLGTRATAADLTAFDEVVVATGVEPRMPEITGIDHPSVASYADVLSGAVVPGRRVAVIGAGGIGVDVSHWLTHDPTDTEEDWLAHWGVGDPAVHPGGVTEPKPRTPVREVTLVQRKTSPIGTGLGKTSGWAHRAVLRQSGVTQVSGATYVRIDDDGLHLLVDGEPQLVPVDHVVVCAGQESVRSLHDELVAAGASSHLIGGADVAAELDAKRAIQQGTELAAAL, translated from the coding sequence ATGAACGACTACCCCCACCTGCTGGCGCCGATCACCCTCGGCCCGCTGAGGCTGCGCAACCGCGTGGTGATGGGCTCGATGCACACCGGGCTGGAGGACCGGGTGTGGGACCTGCCGCGGCTCGCGGCCTATTTCGCCGAGCGCGCCCGGGGCGGTGCGGGCCTCATCGTCACCGGCGGGTACGCCGTCAACAAGCGTGGCTGGCTCAAGCCGTTCGCCGGCGAGATGACCAACCGGCTGCACGCCGCCCGCCACGAGCAGGTCACCGACGCGGTGCACGAGGAGGGTGGCGCGATCGCGCTGCAGGTCCTGCACGCCGGCCGCTACGGCTACCACCCGCTGGTCGTCGGCGCCTCCGCGAGGAAGTCCCCGATCACCCCGTTCCGGCCACGGGCGCTGTCGACCCGGGCCGTGCACCGCACCGTCGACGACTTCGCCCGGTCGGTCGTGCTCGCGCGGAAGGCGGGCTACGACGCGGTCGAGGTGATGGGGTCGGAGGGCTACCTCCTCAACCAGTTCCTCGCCGCTCGCACCAACGACCGCACCGACGAGTGGGGCGGCTCGGCCGAGAAGCGGATGCGGTTCCCGGTCCGCGTCGTGGAGCGGATCCGCGAGCTGGTCGGCGACGACTTCCCGGTCGTCTACCGGATCTCGCTGCTCGACCTGGTCGACGGCGGCCAGACGTGGGAGGAGACCGTCGAGCTCGCCGGCCGGCTCGAGGCCGCCGGCGTCACCGCCCTCAACACCGGCATCGGCTGGCACGAGGCGCGGGTGCCCACGATCATCACCCAGGTGCCGCGTGGCGTCTGGGCCGGCCACACCGCCCGGCTGCGGGAGGCCGTCGGCGTACCGGTCATCGCGTCGAACCGGATCAACACCCCCGAGCTCGCCGAGCGGCTGCTCGCCGAGGGCACGGCCGACCTGGTGTCGATGGCACGGCCCTTCCTCGCCGATCCCGACATCGTCGCCAAGGCGGCGTCGGGCCGGGCCGACGAGATCAACACCTGCATCGCCTGCAACCAGGCGTGCCTCGACCACACCTTCAGCAACCGGACCGCCTCCTGCCTGGTCAACCCGCGGGCCTGCCACGAGACGACGCTGGTGCTGGGTCCGACCCGGCGCGCGGCCTCGGTGGCCGTCGTCGGCGCCGGGCCGGCGGGCCTGGCCGCCGCCGTGTCCGCGGCCGAGCGTGGCTTCGTCGTGACGCTCTTCGAGGCCGACCTCGAGATCGGCGGCCAGTTCCGGCTCGCGAAGGCGGTCCCCGGCAAGGAGGACTTCGCCGACACGCTGCGCTACTACCGCCGCCGGCTCGAGGTGCTGGGCGTCGACGTCCGGCTCGGCACCCGGGCGACGGCGGCCGACCTGACCGCCTTCGACGAGGTGGTGGTGGCGACCGGCGTCGAGCCCCGGATGCCGGAGATCACCGGCATCGACCACCCCAGCGTGGCGTCGTACGCCGACGTGCTCTCCGGCGCCGTGGTGCCGGGCCGGCGGGTGGCCGTGATCGGCGCCGGCGGGATCGGCGTCGACGTGTCCCACTGGCTCACCCACGACCCGACCGACACCGAGGAGGACTGGCTCGCCCACTGGGGCGTCGGTGACCCGGCCGTCCACCCGGGGGGCGTGACGGAGCCCAAGCCGCGCACGCCGGTCCGCGAGGTGACGCTGGTGCAGCGGAAGACCAGCCCCATCGGCACCGGCCTCGGCAAGACCTCCGGCTGGGCGCACCGCGCCGTGCTGCGGCAGTCGGGGGTGACCCAGGTCAGCGGCGCGACCTACGTGCGCATCGACGACGACGGGCTGCACCTGCTCGTCGACGGCGAGCCGCAGCTGGTGCCGGTCGACCACGTCGTCGTGTGCGCCGGCCAGGAGTCGGTGCGATCGCTCCACGACGAGCTGGTGGCGGCCGGCGCCTCGTCGCACCTGATCGGCGGCGCCGACGTGGCCGCCGAGCTCGACGCCAAGCGGGCGATCCAGCAGGGCACGGAGCTCGCGGCAGCGCTCTGA
- a CDS encoding PadR family transcriptional regulator, which yields MALEHALLVALSERPAGGLELARRFDRSIGFFWHATHQQIYRVLARMESDGWVSVETVAQHGRPDTRVYRPSRAGRRVLAAWLAEPMPMETFRSDVAVKLRGASYGDREAVLAGVRSSLADHHARLAHYEQLAKDYPDPAALTGAERDQYLVLRGGIRLEQFWIDWLTDYLGLEARSARTSTTEGSA from the coding sequence ATGGCCCTCGAGCACGCCCTGCTGGTCGCGCTCAGCGAGCGACCCGCCGGCGGGCTCGAGCTGGCCCGGCGCTTCGACCGCTCGATCGGCTTCTTCTGGCACGCCACGCACCAGCAGATCTACCGGGTCCTGGCGCGGATGGAGTCGGACGGCTGGGTGAGCGTCGAGACCGTCGCCCAGCACGGGCGCCCCGACACCCGGGTCTACCGACCCTCGCGCGCGGGTCGCCGGGTGCTCGCCGCGTGGCTGGCCGAGCCGATGCCGATGGAGACCTTCCGCAGCGACGTCGCCGTCAAGCTGCGCGGGGCGTCGTACGGCGACCGCGAGGCCGTGCTCGCGGGGGTCCGCTCGAGCCTGGCCGACCACCACGCCCGGCTGGCCCACTACGAGCAGCTGGCCAAGGACTACCCCGACCCGGCGGCGCTCACCGGCGCCGAGCGCGACCAGTACCTCGTGCTGCGGGGCGGGATCCGGCTCGAGCAGTTCTGGATCGACTGGCTCACCGACTACCTGGGTCTCGAGGCTCGCTCCGCTCGCACCTCAACCACCGAAGGAAGCGCATGA
- a CDS encoding flavin-containing monooxygenase produces MTEHLDVLIIGAGLSGIGAAARLGQEHPHRTYAILEGRDATGGTWDLFRYPGIRSDSDMFTMGYRFRPWRSDRVLAEGEEILGYLRETARDHGVDEHVRLQHRVVAADWDHRARRWTVTAETPGGTTTLTTDFLWCCAGYYDFDDPHVPEIPGRADFGGTVVHPQHWPDELDTRGRRVVVIGSGATAVTLVPALAEAGAAQVTMLQRSPTYVLALPAVDPVARFLGRLLPERWSYPVTRWKNVAAATLGYRASRKWPRLARRVIRSQVARQLPEGYPVDVHFRPTYDPWDQRLCLVPDGDLFRVIRRGTATVVTDTIERFTREGLLLTSGEELTADVVVTATGFDLKVMGGVALSVGGEPVDLRERMAYRALMFAGVPNFAYTIGYTNASWTLKADLVADYVCRLLRHLDRTGSRTVVAVPDPGVRPVPFLDFEAGYVKRSLHRLPQQGDREPWRLRQSYFHDLRTLRRGDLDDGVLRFS; encoded by the coding sequence GTGACCGAGCACCTCGACGTGCTGATCATCGGAGCCGGGCTGTCCGGCATCGGCGCCGCGGCCCGGCTCGGCCAGGAGCACCCCCACCGCACCTACGCGATCCTCGAGGGTCGCGATGCCACCGGCGGGACCTGGGACCTGTTCCGCTACCCCGGCATCCGCTCCGACTCCGACATGTTCACGATGGGCTACCGGTTCCGGCCCTGGCGCAGCGACCGCGTCCTCGCCGAGGGCGAGGAGATCCTGGGCTACCTGCGCGAGACCGCCCGCGACCACGGCGTCGACGAGCACGTCCGCCTGCAGCACCGGGTCGTCGCGGCCGACTGGGACCACCGGGCCCGTCGGTGGACGGTCACCGCGGAGACCCCCGGGGGGACGACCACCCTCACCACCGACTTCCTGTGGTGCTGTGCCGGCTACTACGACTTCGACGACCCGCACGTGCCCGAGATCCCCGGCCGCGCGGACTTCGGCGGCACCGTCGTGCACCCCCAGCACTGGCCCGACGAGCTCGACACCCGCGGCCGCCGCGTGGTGGTCATCGGCAGCGGCGCGACCGCGGTGACGCTGGTGCCGGCGCTGGCCGAGGCCGGGGCCGCGCAGGTGACCATGCTGCAGCGCTCGCCGACGTACGTGCTGGCCCTGCCGGCCGTCGACCCCGTCGCCCGCTTCCTCGGACGGCTGCTGCCGGAGCGGTGGTCCTACCCCGTGACGCGCTGGAAGAACGTGGCCGCGGCCACCCTCGGCTACCGCGCCAGCCGGAAGTGGCCCCGCCTGGCCAGACGCGTGATCCGCAGCCAGGTCGCCCGGCAGCTCCCGGAGGGCTACCCCGTCGACGTCCACTTCCGACCCACCTACGACCCGTGGGACCAGCGGCTGTGCCTGGTCCCCGACGGTGACCTGTTCCGGGTGATCCGGCGGGGCACGGCCACGGTCGTGACCGACACGATCGAGCGGTTCACCCGAGAGGGCCTGCTGCTCACCTCCGGCGAGGAGCTGACTGCCGACGTGGTCGTCACGGCGACCGGGTTCGACCTCAAGGTGATGGGTGGGGTGGCGCTGAGCGTCGGGGGCGAGCCGGTCGACCTGCGCGAGCGGATGGCCTACCGCGCCCTGATGTTCGCCGGTGTCCCCAACTTCGCCTACACGATCGGCTACACGAACGCCTCGTGGACGCTCAAGGCCGACCTGGTGGCCGACTACGTCTGCCGGCTGCTCCGCCACCTCGACCGAACGGGGAGCCGCACGGTCGTGGCCGTCCCCGACCCCGGGGTCCGGCCGGTCCCGTTCCTCGACTTCGAGGCCGGCTACGTCAAGCGCTCGCTGCACCGGCTGCCGCAGCAGGGTGACCGGGAGCCGTGGCGGCTGCGCCAGAGCTACTTCCACGACCTGCGGACGCTGCGGCGGGGCGACCTCGACGACGGCGTGCTGCGGTTCTCCTGA